In Aerosakkonema funiforme FACHB-1375, the genomic window AAAGACAATAGCATTTGGATATCTCCTTGGACGGAAATAGACCCCCGAACTGGGGAAACGCCTTGGTGGGTTTAGTAATTTTTGCAAAATTAAACGTAGGTGGGCAGTACGCACCAAAATAGCTGTAGCCCTCGAACACAGATCTGGTACTGCCCAGCCTGCAAATTATCTTTGGTTTATTGACGCCCACTTACTTAATAGCGTCAGCATTTTGACGCTTAGGTGCAGGCTGCTAAGTTCTATGTAGTAATATAATGAATAAGTCATAAAATTAAAAAAACATTATTAGCCCCAAGTACTTCTCTATGGCTAGCAATTCCTTGAAAAAGCGATCGCAATCCGCACCCCCCTCGCAACAACGCCAAATGTCAAAACTATCCCCAGATGCTTTAGCCTACGTAGCAGACTTTTTCAAGGTGTTATCAGAAGTCAGTCGATTGCAAATTGTCTGCTGTCTCAAAACTGGGCCAAAAAACGTTACGCAAATTATCGAAGAAACCGGCTTAGGGCAAGCTAATGTCTCCAAGCATTTGAAGCTGTTAGCTCAAGGGGGGATAGTGACTCGCACGCAGGTGGGAGTCAGCGTCTACTATGAAATTTCTAATCCCTTCCTGTTTGAACTGTGCGATTTGGTGTGTGGCTCCTTGTTGGCACAAATTGAGAAAAAAAATCAGCACATAGAAGAACTCAAATTTTTCTAAAGAGAGTGTGCGAGCTAGAGGCATTTACTGTTATTGCTAGTGGAGCCGTCCTTTTAACAGAAGCTCCTAATCTAGTAGTATTTATCTAATACTTCTTTCCGAGCGAGCAAGAACGCCCAGCCATCAACCTGGCCAGCAACCAAGCCGAACCGGGAATTTCCCGACCGGTAGGTGCTTTTCAACTGAAAGCGGGTGCTATTCCGGTTGTTGTTTTCTGGGGGCCAGGTTACGAGGGTAATTCTTTCGAGGTTCTCGTTACACAAGGCAGAACGGCAAACTTAAATGAAGGGGAGGAATGTATTTTTGTGGTTATTAAAAACGAATTAATTCGATACAATTTCTATGATTGACTTTGCCCCTTGGGATGCACTACTGCGCCAGTATGTGGATACACAAGGTCGTGTAGACTATCAAGCTTGGAAAAGGGAAAAACCCCAAGCTCTTGCGGAGTGGTTAGCGAGTTTAGATCCACAAAACATTAAATTCGATGACAACCAAAATGTAGAATTAGCATTATGGATAAACCTCTACAATGCCTTGACAATTTCTACGATTTTGGAACGTTATCCGATAGATTCTATTCTGCCTAAGATTCTCGGTATACCCAACTGGCTTGCTTTCTTGTGGTTTTTCTATCGCCCAGCTTATCGCTTTTCAGGTCGGCGCTACAGCCTCTCTCAAATCGAGCATAAGATGCTGCGGAAAAAGTTTCAAGATCCGCGCATTCATTTTGCGATCGTCTGCGCTTCCATTGGCTGCCCTTTGTTGCGAAATAATGCTTATTGGCCGGAAACAGTACAACAGCAGTTAGATGAAGATGCTCGTCGGTTTATTAATAATCCCGATAAAGTTCGTTACGACTCCCAAACATCAACTCTTTACTGTAGCAAAATTTTTAAGTGGTATCGCCAAGATTTTCTCAAACTTGCTCGATCGGTGCAAGAGTATATTCGTTCTTACCTCGAAACCGATGTTCCTCTGACAGATGCGACATCCATAAGTTATCTCTACTATGATTGGAACCTGAATCAAATGGAAAAAAGGGGTTAGGGATTAGGGCGTCGGGGCTAGGGAAAGTCAATCATTCAAAAATTCCTCCTCTTCCCTCTCCCTCTTCTCTCCTCCCTCTTCCGTCCTCCCTCTTCCCTCTTCCCTAGCCCCTAACCCCTAACCCCTAGCCCCTAATTAACGAATTTCCTCATAAAACTGTTTCAAATATGTTGCCGAAGCACCAAAACCCCACAAAAAGCCAATATAAAGGTATATGGCAGTAGCTTTGAGAGCGCCCCAACGCGCTACGCGGCGATCGGAACTTTGCACGATGCGATTTACCAAGCGAATTTGACCCTTCTGCACCAGCTTGAGGCACAAATCTCCCTCTTCCATAATGGGAAGATTTTCGTCAAAGCCGCCACATTCCCAAAAGTCATTCCGGCGGCAAAACATGACTTGATCGCCAAATAAAAGTCGCAATCCCCTAAAAAATAGGTGCGGCTTGAACAGCAGGGGAGCGTAGTAAGTTTTGAGATAATTATGTAGAGATATCCACCATCTGGTTATATTTTGACCTACCATTATGGAAATAAATCCGCCACAGGCAATTTTTTTGTCTGCTAAAGTTGCCGCAATAACTGTTATCAAATCGTCGGGTACTCTGGTATCTGCGTGTAAAAAGCAAACGATATCTCCCGTTGCAGCTTTGGCTCCGCAATTCATCTGAATTGCGCGTCCGCGTTTGTCACAAGTAAGAAGGCGGACATTAGCTGCTTTGGCAATTTCAACAGTTTCATCTTCGCTGCCACCATCGACAACGAGTATTTCCCAAGCATTCGGCGAAAGGGCATTCAAGCAACGCAAGGTGCTACCCAAAGAGGCTGCTTCATTGAGTGTAGGAATAATGATGGAAACTTTTGACATTGGTAATTAAGAATCCTCCTCTGCCCCTGGGCTCCTCTGCCCCTCTGCTTTTTTGTAGCGGTATTGGGATTTTAGTAGTTTTCCCCAAATAGCATTATAGGGATGTACGAACTGTGTAGGACGATCGTCTTTAAAAATTGGTCGTCCTTCATTTGCCCATTGAAAGATACTACCTTGCAAATTATAAACGCGATCGAATCCGGTTTGTTGAAGTTGCTGGGCAATATTTGCGCTGCGATAACCGACAGAACAGTATACGACAATGGGGGTATCGCTGGAAATGTCTGGAAGTAAGGCTAAATTGGGTGCGATCGCATCTATTCGGCGAGCATTTTTGAGATGACTGACGGCGTATTCCGCCTCGCTGCGAGCATCAATGATAATTGGCTGCGTTTGGGCGCTATTTTCCAGCCAATTCGCCAATTCTTTGGTAGTTAACCAGCAAACATGGGGTTTTTTGTAGCCGATCGCAAATTTAAGCAGTTTAAAAACAAGCGATCGCCCAAGCAGAAACATTTTACTGCAAATATAGTCCATCATGCTATCGGGTAGACAAATAGGGTGAGCTTCAGTTCACCATATCGAATGAGGTGGAAGCTTTTCCCAAAACGCTACTTTAAAAATTAGGAATTGTAAGTCGATCGGCACTAATGTCATTTTTGCGCCCGAACAATAATTCCTTAAAATTTCATCTTCACAGTAATGGTTAAATTATGCAAGCTCTACAAGAATTAAACTGCAAAGCCGCACTGAAACTAACTTTAGTTGCTATGGGAGCATTTCTGTGCTTCGCACCCGCTATGAAGGCATCAGCAGAAGCACCACCCTGTCCGACTCGCAATTCACAACCTCTGTACTTTGCTGAAAGTGCCAACTATGACGTGTCTATTTGCTCCGCAGAGAGGAATCGCAATACGCCCAAGTATTATGTTGCTACTAACAAAAATGGACGCGGTGGCATCACTTTGCCTTTATCTTCTTACAGAGGTATTGTATTTACCGCTAGAAACGGTCGTTACACTTACACCGTTAACGGCAGTAGGGGTCAGCTGGTCGTACAGCAACCAAATGGCAGACGTTCTGTGGAAAGGCTAGAAACTTATGGCCCTTTGAACGGCTACGGACACTAAGAAAGTCAAAAGTTAAAAGTCAAAAGTCAAAATTCAGAACTTATGGTTACTTTTTCACCCGGATGTGTGAAACGCTCGGTAGGTTAGGAAGATTAAGATTAAATCAAATAGATGCACCCTGATGATGCCCCTCCGAAGAGGGGTTTTTTGTTGGGCGATCGCAAAATACGCTCCAACAAAAAGCCCGTTCAGCTAGTATCGCTGTCCGGGCGAGAGAGAGATTGTATGCTTTTAATTTAACACACGCTTTGCCCAATATATCCGGACAATTATATTCCTTTCTGGTAGAGATTTGGGACAAAAAGCGAAATATTTATCTATATATTTAATTACGCTTTTATAAAATTTTTAGAATAACGTTAGCCTCCAGGCGAATATGGGTTTACATAATTGCAGAAAGTTCATCTACAACAACAATCCGTCCTTTATAAAGAGCGCGAATCAGGCGATCGATCGCGCTTCTTTGTTCTTCTTCAAGGGATTCATCCAACACCGCTGCCATCAATCCATAGCGATCTGCCAAAGTTATACGACCGGATGCGCTGACTTGAGCGAATAATTCGGAAATTGCGTTGGGGAGGAGTTGGACTTGCATCGTTATTAGTGGAACTCTATGCTTTTAATATCGTTTAAATTCCTGTGGTCGAGAGTGATTGAGCCAACTAACTAAATGTGATAGTTAATAACATCTCATTGTGAGTAGCAGCAATCGATCTGTGTGACCGAGATTTAACAATTAATGTGAGCAAAATCACATACTAAATTAGAGATAATGCTGTACACAGCAGCTTGCGGTCGGATGAAGTAGACCCTAGAAACCGGGTTCGCGTACCTACTCACCTGAAAAGCGTTGTAAATACCCTATAAAATTGGAAAGTAGTATAGTTTTTTTGCTCAACTTTAAGCGTTATAAAAAAAATGCCGCATTTCAATGATAGTAGTTGATATAAATCAACCACACAGATATATAATATTGCCAAATTTATGCCTTTTTATAAAGGATTTGATATTACTCAAGCGGCTAGAGTCGTCGCTTGTACAGGGGCAGACTTGGTAACAATCCATTTACCCGTTTCTGGGTCTCTATAAGTTAGAAATGGGTTTTGTTTCAAGGGTTTGTCACAAGGTTTAGTCATTTGACACACTCCTTCCTTATTTACAGAATATTGTAGGCGGCTGATAATTGCTATTTGGTGATTAAAGGTTTGATAAAAATGTGATAATGTTTGCCATAAGCTGTGATTTAAATCACTATATCTGCGTACTTGACGCAAGTGCGATCGCTCTCTTTCCTGGCTCCCTGAGAGCGATCGGCTGTAATGATGTCAACGACAAAGATGCTTTGCTTTCTTTCAATTAAATTTTGTTAATTCACGACTTGAGAGCCATGCAGTCGCGGGTCGTCCGATCCAGCTTTCCGTGTTACGGGTGCCTTAAACTTGGAAATTTGTCCAGTAGCTCTAGCATAGGGTACTGGTTCGCCAGCAGCTAAGGCTTCTAAGTTTGCCGCCATGACTGTGCGCGGTTGTTCGCCAATTGCTTGCGCGATCGCATTTCCATCTTGGCCAAAAAAGACAAAATGAGGTATTCCATCCACACGGTAACGTTCGATTTCTGGCAACCACTTGCTGTTATCCACATTCAGCATCACGAAGTTTACTTTACCGGCGTACTCTTGTTCGAGTTCGCCCATATCCTTAGCCATCAGCTGACAGCTGGTACACCAATTGGCATAAAACTCCACTAGGC contains:
- a CDS encoding DUF547 domain-containing protein — protein: MIDFAPWDALLRQYVDTQGRVDYQAWKREKPQALAEWLASLDPQNIKFDDNQNVELALWINLYNALTISTILERYPIDSILPKILGIPNWLAFLWFFYRPAYRFSGRRYSLSQIEHKMLRKKFQDPRIHFAIVCASIGCPLLRNNAYWPETVQQQLDEDARRFINNPDKVRYDSQTSTLYCSKIFKWYRQDFLKLARSVQEYIRSYLETDVPLTDATSISYLYYDWNLNQMEKRG
- a CDS encoding TIGR04283 family arsenosugar biosynthesis glycosyltransferase; the encoded protein is MSKVSIIIPTLNEAASLGSTLRCLNALSPNAWEILVVDGGSEDETVEIAKAANVRLLTCDKRGRAIQMNCGAKAATGDIVCFLHADTRVPDDLITVIAATLADKKIACGGFISIMVGQNITRWWISLHNYLKTYYAPLLFKPHLFFRGLRLLFGDQVMFCRRNDFWECGGFDENLPIMEEGDLCLKLVQKGQIRLVNRIVQSSDRRVARWGALKATAIYLYIGFLWGFGASATYLKQFYEEIR
- a CDS encoding thioredoxin family protein, whose product is MNSNSTNPPITSPENTESTVGKRVRNLLIVLAAIALTVALFFGSRTETDTATLTTLAENSTPLEVALSNGKPSLVEFYANWCTSCQLMAKDMGELEQEYAGKVNFVMLNVDNSKWLPEIERYRVDGIPHFVFFGQDGNAIAQAIGEQPRTVMAANLEALAAGEPVPYARATGQISKFKAPVTRKAGSDDPRLHGSQVVN
- a CDS encoding rhodanese-like domain-containing protein, whose protein sequence is MMDYICSKMFLLGRSLVFKLLKFAIGYKKPHVCWLTTKELANWLENSAQTQPIIIDARSEAEYAVSHLKNARRIDAIAPNLALLPDISSDTPIVVYCSVGYRSANIAQQLQQTGFDRVYNLQGSIFQWANEGRPIFKDDRPTQFVHPYNAIWGKLLKSQYRYKKAEGQRSPGAEEDS
- a CDS encoding ArsR/SmtB family transcription factor; protein product: MASNSLKKRSQSAPPSQQRQMSKLSPDALAYVADFFKVLSEVSRLQIVCCLKTGPKNVTQIIEETGLGQANVSKHLKLLAQGGIVTRTQVGVSVYYEISNPFLFELCDLVCGSLLAQIEKKNQHIEELKFF